In Acidobacteriota bacterium, the following proteins share a genomic window:
- a CDS encoding helix-turn-helix transcriptional regulator, giving the protein MGKFDPAPTLAAGLLRLARDKAHMTQAELASNAGISQQAVSAYETGRKEPTLPTLQRLLAAAGLEMRIRLEPIDDHGATLKAFMKTLPPARQAELADQSRSRVEAARLRRVRGN; this is encoded by the coding sequence ATGGGCAAATTCGATCCTGCTCCCACGCTCGCAGCCGGCTTGCTCAGACTTGCGCGGGATAAGGCGCACATGACCCAAGCTGAGCTTGCATCGAACGCCGGGATCTCTCAACAGGCCGTCTCGGCATATGAGACCGGGCGAAAGGAACCAACTCTCCCCACCCTCCAACGCCTACTCGCAGCGGCGGGGCTGGAGATGCGCATTCGTCTCGAACCGATCGACGACCACGGCGCCACGTTGAAAGCGTTCATGAAGACACTGCCACCTGCCAGACAGGCTGAGCTTGCGGACCAGAGCCGATCACGGGTTGAAGCTGCGCGACTTCGCCGAGTCAGGGGCAACTGA
- a CDS encoding helix-turn-helix transcriptional regulator, with translation MSDFLDDIVRESTLEDPTFPQKVQAALDQRLLMRELAEARIAAELSQTKLAAAAGTSQSQIARAESGDVDVRLSTVAKMAAVLGKRLEWTLVDMN, from the coding sequence ATGTCCGATTTCCTCGATGACATTGTTAGAGAGAGTACGTTGGAGGACCCGACCTTCCCCCAAAAGGTCCAAGCAGCGCTCGACCAACGACTGCTCATGCGAGAGTTGGCCGAAGCTCGGATCGCAGCGGAGCTGTCGCAGACGAAACTCGCCGCCGCCGCGGGGACTTCGCAGTCTCAGATCGCTCGGGCCGAGAGCGGGGACGTGGATGTGCGATTGTCGACCGTGGCGAAGATGGCCGCCGTCCTCGGCAAGCGACTTGAGTGGACTCTTGTCGACATGAACTGA
- a CDS encoding type II toxin-antitoxin system RelE/ParE family toxin, which produces MQTPPRRARRRWRDYRTSFGRSPVKEFIMGLPLDDRAAVAAAMKDVRVHGNAVAHHLRGDIYEVRARANRRQYRILYATEGKSEQVLLAIHAIVKKTRTVPGRDILLAEQRLRDWRSRSRS; this is translated from the coding sequence ATGCAGACTCCTCCACGCCGCGCCCGACGCCGATGGCGCGACTATCGCACGAGTTTTGGCCGATCCCCCGTCAAAGAGTTCATCATGGGTCTCCCTTTGGATGATAGAGCTGCCGTTGCAGCGGCCATGAAGGATGTGAGAGTCCATGGCAACGCGGTTGCCCATCACCTCAGAGGCGACATTTACGAGGTCAGGGCACGGGCAAACCGACGGCAGTATCGCATCCTCTATGCGACTGAGGGCAAGTCCGAGCAGGTTCTCCTGGCCATACATGCCATTGTGAAGAAGACCCGAACCGTGCCTGGGCGCGACATTCTGCTAGCCGAGCAGCGTCTACGAGACTGGAGATCACGTTCACGGTCTTGA
- a CDS encoding type II toxin-antitoxin system prevent-host-death family antitoxin, which translates to MSTVDIREAKNNLSRLLRRVPAGEEITITRSGESVAKPCRSRSSDGSAPMRCRG; encoded by the coding sequence ATGAGCACAGTCGATATCCGCGAGGCGAAGAACAATTTGTCACGGTTGTTGCGTAGGGTTCCGGCAGGCGAGGAGATCACAATTACACGTTCCGGCGAATCGGTAGCAAAACCTTGTCGCAGTCGTTCCAGTGACGGGTCAGCGCCAATGCGTTGCCGCGGGTGA
- a CDS encoding zinc-binding dehydrogenase produces MTRFRGAVLREAGLARPYGESRPLEIVELELPDPGLGEVLVKVGAASLCRSDLSVVTGARVWPLPMVIGHEAAGTVAAVGPEVAGLVPGDDVVLVYLPQCGSCVRCRSGEAWLCDVGVAANNKGELLTGGTRLTLDGEPIHHHMGVAAFAEYTLVAEASAVRVPAGLAAADTCIFGCAVLCGAGTALNTAGVTEGESVAVVGLGAVGLSAILGAKVAGAGRVVAIDRLEDKLAAAMSLGATDVVVADDATPGRVADLAPGGVDHAIEASGTLEGFNLAVSLVRRGGTVTTLGLPGPGVSHNLGLAPLVARGITIQGSYLGSCVTQRDVPRFIQLHREGHLPTDKLISHHIQLGDINAALDRLADGEALRQVIEF; encoded by the coding sequence ATGACCAGGTTTCGTGGGGCCGTGCTGCGCGAGGCTGGGTTGGCACGCCCCTATGGCGAGTCTCGACCGCTGGAGATCGTCGAACTTGAACTCCCCGATCCGGGGCTCGGGGAGGTTCTCGTCAAGGTTGGGGCTGCGAGCCTGTGCCGGTCCGATCTGTCGGTGGTGACGGGGGCACGGGTGTGGCCACTGCCGATGGTGATCGGCCACGAGGCTGCGGGGACCGTCGCGGCCGTGGGACCGGAGGTCGCGGGCCTGGTACCGGGCGACGATGTCGTGCTCGTGTATCTCCCCCAGTGCGGAAGCTGTGTCCGCTGTCGCAGCGGCGAGGCATGGTTATGCGACGTCGGGGTGGCAGCGAACAACAAGGGTGAGCTACTCACCGGAGGTACCCGCCTCACGCTCGACGGTGAACCGATCCATCATCACATGGGCGTGGCGGCATTTGCCGAGTACACGCTGGTGGCCGAGGCGTCAGCGGTGAGGGTGCCGGCGGGTCTCGCGGCGGCCGATACCTGTATCTTCGGATGCGCCGTGTTGTGTGGTGCGGGGACCGCGCTGAACACCGCCGGGGTTACTGAGGGCGAGTCGGTGGCGGTCGTGGGTCTGGGGGCGGTTGGCCTCTCGGCGATCCTCGGCGCCAAGGTTGCAGGTGCGGGTCGCGTCGTCGCGATCGACCGGCTTGAGGACAAGCTTGCAGCGGCGATGTCGCTCGGCGCCACCGATGTCGTGGTGGCGGATGATGCGACCCCGGGCCGTGTCGCAGACTTGGCGCCGGGCGGTGTCGATCACGCCATCGAAGCGTCGGGCACGTTGGAGGGTTTCAACCTTGCCGTGAGCCTGGTGCGCCGGGGTGGCACGGTGACGACGCTCGGCCTGCCGGGCCCGGGTGTGTCTCATAACCTCGGCCTCGCTCCTCTGGTTGCGAGGGGAATCACGATCCAAGGAAGCTATCTCGGATCGTGTGTCACCCAACGTGATGTCCCCCGCTTCATCCAACTACACCGGGAGGGCCACCTCCCCACCGACAAGCTGATCTCACACCACATCCAACTCGGCGACATCAACGCCGCCCTAGACCGCCTCGCCGACGGCGAAGCCCTCCGCCAAGTCATCGAGTTCTGA
- a CDS encoding aminotransferase class V-fold PLP-dependent enzyme yields MIDVASWFPGAASGVYLNTASMALGNLPGSQALVSALERWQAGAFDWVQAEGVAEDLRSLVASQLQVSPDDIAFVTGVSGGASTVAAQLPPGVNGANIVVPEHEFASNFVPWMLLQDRGYQIRLVKDTDGVLSADAFATKIDSHTAVIATSLIQSATGFRIDLAALKTQAAEAEAWLVIDASQAFGSIAIDIDGIDALFSCSHKWILGMRGMGHLYVRPELHDSFVPITPGWKAAARPMESFYGPTIELSTTASKLDDSVPWFDPIVNIEGLRIIESVGIESIETHGRVLIDDLESRGFTIPFDAPNRSPIVSIDLEDPEAAMSALTREGIKASIRAGKLRISVHLYNTHEDMAVLAAAIS; encoded by the coding sequence GTGATCGACGTAGCCTCATGGTTTCCGGGTGCGGCTAGTGGTGTGTACTTGAACACCGCTTCGATGGCGCTTGGCAACCTCCCGGGATCTCAGGCACTGGTATCCGCACTAGAGCGGTGGCAGGCCGGTGCCTTTGACTGGGTCCAGGCGGAGGGTGTTGCTGAGGACCTTCGATCGTTGGTGGCCTCGCAGTTGCAGGTCTCCCCTGACGACATAGCGTTCGTAACCGGCGTGAGCGGCGGTGCCTCGACCGTTGCAGCGCAACTTCCACCGGGGGTGAACGGTGCCAACATCGTGGTCCCTGAACACGAGTTCGCTTCAAACTTCGTCCCATGGATGCTGCTTCAAGACCGAGGGTACCAAATCCGTCTCGTAAAGGACACGGACGGCGTTCTCTCAGCCGACGCCTTCGCCACAAAGATCGACAGTCATACCGCGGTCATCGCGACCTCACTGATTCAGTCGGCAACGGGGTTTCGAATCGACCTCGCCGCCCTCAAGACACAGGCCGCCGAAGCGGAGGCCTGGCTTGTCATCGACGCATCCCAAGCGTTTGGGAGTATCGCAATCGACATTGACGGAATCGACGCCCTCTTCAGCTGCAGCCACAAGTGGATCCTTGGGATGCGTGGCATGGGACATCTGTACGTGCGCCCCGAGCTGCACGACTCCTTCGTGCCGATCACGCCGGGATGGAAAGCAGCCGCCCGACCAATGGAGAGTTTCTACGGGCCGACGATCGAACTCTCGACGACTGCGAGCAAACTTGATGACTCCGTCCCGTGGTTCGACCCCATCGTCAACATCGAAGGTCTGAGGATCATAGAAAGCGTTGGGATCGAATCCATTGAAACGCACGGTAGGGTCTTGATCGATGACCTCGAGTCGAGAGGATTCACGATTCCATTCGACGCTCCTAACCGCTCCCCGATCGTATCGATTGACCTAGAGGACCCCGAAGCGGCTATGAGCGCCCTCACCCGCGAGGGAATCAAGGCGTCGATACGTGCTGGAAAATTGCGGATCTCCGTCCATCTCTACAACACCCACGAAGACATGGCTGTACTCGCAGCCGCTATCAGTTAG
- a CDS encoding RecQ family ATP-dependent DNA helicase — translation MNTQLDPVALLGDLTANPSATFHPGQLEAIETVTARGGRALVVQRTGWGKSAVYFIATKILRAGGTGPTVIVSPLLALMRNQVEAAARLDLNAETVNSSNRDDWTEVFAAIDNDEIDLLLISPERLNNPTFRSDILPDLLDRLGLLVIDEAHCISDWGHDFRPDYRRLQGVVASLPPTTPVLATTATANDRVVADIEEQLGSDLVVIRGTLDRPSLRLQVIDMPNKAERMAWLAKTIPTLPGAGIVYALTITDAKRVTRFLKSQGVDAAVYTGQSETEDRLDIEHRLSANTLKVVVATSALAMGYDNPHIQFVIHFQVPGSPIAYYQQVGRAGRAVDVAYGVALSGAEDVRIQDYFIETAFPSEEITTTILETLAEANGTTRGALAQQVNMQPSRMDATLKLLEIEMAVHREGSKWFRSATEWAYPSERVEAVNANRRLEQQAMARYVATDECLMAFLRSELDDEAEDCGRCANCVDDPLDATVDRSLIAVAHDFIRLQPIVIEPRKQSPGSFPRLNLRKYRIEEGHALARYGDPGWGELVQVGKNHTGRFDDELVTAAVDLIRKWSPRPFPQWVTAVPNRGEHNEVVDFAARLADGLGIEFVDVVKRVAEGPPQSEMHNSYQQARNVLDSFDVGRVPEGPVLLVDDIVESRWTLTVIGNLILQAGATAVYPFALADAGRS, via the coding sequence ATGAACACTCAGCTCGACCCGGTTGCACTACTCGGGGACCTCACTGCAAACCCGTCGGCGACGTTCCATCCGGGTCAGCTTGAGGCGATCGAAACCGTGACCGCACGCGGAGGCAGGGCGCTTGTGGTGCAACGCACGGGCTGGGGGAAGTCAGCGGTGTACTTTATTGCGACCAAGATTCTGCGAGCCGGCGGCACCGGGCCCACCGTGATCGTGTCTCCCCTGCTGGCGTTGATGCGTAACCAGGTCGAGGCTGCGGCACGACTCGATCTCAACGCAGAAACGGTGAATTCGAGCAACAGGGACGACTGGACAGAGGTATTTGCCGCGATCGACAACGACGAGATCGACCTGCTGTTGATCTCACCCGAGAGGCTCAACAACCCGACGTTCAGGAGCGACATTCTCCCAGACTTGCTGGACCGACTGGGGTTGCTCGTCATCGACGAAGCGCACTGCATTTCAGACTGGGGTCACGACTTTCGACCGGACTACCGCAGGTTGCAGGGTGTCGTTGCGTCGCTCCCGCCAACGACACCGGTGCTGGCAACCACCGCAACGGCAAACGACCGAGTCGTGGCCGACATTGAGGAACAGTTGGGATCCGACCTTGTGGTCATTCGGGGCACGCTCGACCGCCCCAGCCTCCGCCTCCAAGTGATTGATATGCCAAACAAGGCAGAGCGCATGGCGTGGTTGGCAAAGACGATCCCAACGCTCCCAGGTGCCGGCATTGTGTACGCCCTCACCATCACCGACGCCAAGCGTGTCACCCGTTTCTTGAAGAGTCAGGGTGTCGACGCTGCGGTGTATACGGGGCAGAGCGAGACCGAGGACCGGCTCGATATCGAGCACCGCCTGTCGGCGAACACGCTCAAAGTGGTGGTTGCGACGTCTGCGCTTGCCATGGGGTACGACAACCCGCACATCCAGTTTGTGATCCATTTCCAGGTGCCCGGTTCGCCGATTGCGTACTACCAGCAGGTTGGGCGCGCCGGGAGGGCGGTCGATGTGGCGTACGGCGTGGCGTTGTCAGGTGCAGAGGACGTGCGTATCCAGGATTACTTCATCGAGACGGCGTTTCCTTCTGAGGAGATCACAACAACAATCCTTGAGACGCTTGCAGAGGCGAATGGCACCACACGAGGTGCGCTGGCGCAGCAGGTGAACATGCAGCCGAGTCGCATGGATGCAACGCTCAAGCTTCTTGAGATCGAGATGGCGGTGCACCGCGAGGGCAGCAAGTGGTTTCGTTCGGCCACCGAGTGGGCGTATCCCAGCGAGCGGGTCGAGGCAGTGAACGCAAACCGCAGGCTTGAGCAGCAGGCAATGGCCCGGTATGTCGCTACCGATGAATGTCTGATGGCGTTTCTGAGATCGGAGCTCGACGACGAGGCGGAAGACTGTGGTCGGTGTGCGAACTGCGTTGACGATCCGCTCGATGCCACCGTTGATCGGTCGCTGATTGCGGTAGCTCACGATTTCATCCGTCTGCAACCGATCGTGATCGAACCTCGCAAACAATCCCCCGGTTCGTTTCCACGCCTCAACCTGCGGAAGTATCGCATCGAGGAGGGCCATGCGCTGGCACGATACGGCGACCCGGGCTGGGGCGAGCTCGTCCAGGTCGGCAAGAACCACACCGGCCGGTTCGACGACGAGTTGGTGACTGCAGCGGTTGACCTCATCCGCAAGTGGTCACCACGTCCGTTCCCGCAGTGGGTGACCGCCGTGCCGAACCGAGGTGAGCATAACGAGGTCGTCGATTTCGCTGCCCGCCTCGCAGATGGCCTGGGCATTGAGTTTGTTGACGTTGTGAAACGTGTGGCCGAGGGTCCACCTCAAAGCGAGATGCACAACAGCTATCAGCAGGCAAGAAACGTGCTCGATAGTTTCGATGTTGGCCGAGTGCCGGAAGGCCCGGTTCTGCTGGTCGACGACATTGTTGAGTCGCGCTGGACCCTAACGGTCATCGGCAATCTGATATTGCAAGCAGGCGCAACAGCGGTTTACCCCTTCGCCCTAGCCGACGCCGGAAGATCGTGA
- a CDS encoding type II toxin-antitoxin system VapC family toxin: MTIVVDASVVVAAFVDSGPGGQWALEQLRRSRLAAPHLMPVEVASVLRRGESAGDLSSDAAALAHADVVDLPVKLFPYEPFAQRIWQLRKTVTSYDAWYVALAEELDATLLTLDARLPGAPGPRCRIETPPS; the protein is encoded by the coding sequence GTGACGATCGTTGTCGATGCATCGGTAGTAGTCGCCGCGTTCGTCGACTCCGGGCCCGGTGGGCAGTGGGCTCTCGAGCAGTTGAGGCGAAGTCGCCTGGCAGCCCCCCACCTGATGCCTGTGGAAGTAGCAAGTGTGTTGCGGCGTGGAGAGTCGGCCGGTGACCTGTCGTCCGATGCGGCGGCGCTCGCCCACGCTGACGTTGTGGATCTGCCCGTGAAGCTGTTTCCCTACGAACCCTTTGCGCAGAGGATCTGGCAGCTACGCAAGACAGTCACGTCATACGATGCCTGGTACGTCGCGCTTGCCGAGGAACTCGATGCGACCCTGCTCACGCTGGATGCGCGATTGCCGGGCGCTCCCGGCCCGCGGTGCCGCATCGAGACACCACCGTCCTGA
- a CDS encoding Gfo/Idh/MocA family oxidoreductase: MSTPLRLAIVGVGRMGEFHARILNELDQIDLVAIVDGRAEVVERLGRELNVAAHAAIDAVLDTDDIEALLIATPTPSHPNIVRQALDAGKHVLCEKPLALDPVESTELGDLAATLGLTLQIGFWRRFSPPWVAARRALSAGAIGDPVMIRLSQWDANPPPPEFCDPAVSGGLAIDCGVHEFDLAEWFTNSQVTSVFGRNLRLVDEAVGSSGDVDNLVAMLDLSNGVAATVDLSRNSRYGDDVRTEILGSEGALLIDLLPHGQTRIATASGTSVLAGSVTNDATAAGVANQAKAFAARIAGEALEVPGAAESGRAVAIGKAVQRSARTGLPEGVSA; this comes from the coding sequence ATGTCAACACCTCTGAGGCTTGCGATCGTCGGTGTGGGGAGGATGGGGGAGTTCCATGCCCGCATTCTCAATGAGCTCGACCAGATTGATCTAGTCGCGATTGTCGACGGTCGGGCCGAGGTTGTCGAAAGGCTGGGGCGGGAACTTAACGTGGCGGCCCACGCCGCCATTGATGCGGTTCTCGATACGGACGATATCGAGGCTTTGCTCATCGCGACACCGACACCATCACACCCGAACATCGTGCGACAAGCGCTCGATGCGGGCAAACATGTTCTGTGCGAGAAGCCACTGGCGCTCGATCCCGTCGAAAGCACTGAGCTCGGAGATCTCGCTGCAACGTTGGGGTTGACTCTCCAAATTGGGTTCTGGCGGAGGTTCTCCCCGCCATGGGTGGCGGCAAGGCGGGCGTTGTCCGCCGGAGCGATCGGCGACCCGGTGATGATCCGGCTCAGCCAATGGGACGCCAATCCGCCGCCACCGGAATTCTGCGATCCCGCAGTCAGCGGCGGCTTAGCGATCGACTGCGGTGTTCACGAATTCGACCTTGCAGAATGGTTCACGAATTCGCAAGTCACGTCGGTGTTCGGGCGAAACCTCCGGCTCGTCGACGAGGCGGTTGGCAGCTCCGGAGACGTCGACAATCTCGTCGCGATGCTCGATCTATCAAATGGTGTTGCCGCTACCGTCGATCTCAGCCGGAACAGCCGCTACGGCGACGATGTGCGCACTGAAATTCTCGGCTCTGAGGGTGCCTTGTTGATCGATTTGCTTCCCCATGGTCAGACCCGGATCGCCACCGCATCCGGCACAAGCGTGCTTGCAGGTTCGGTCACGAACGACGCCACCGCTGCGGGTGTCGCCAACCAGGCCAAGGCGTTTGCTGCCCGGATAGCGGGCGAAGCCCTCGAAGTGCCGGGGGCTGCGGAGAGCGGCAGGGCTGTCGCGATCGGCAAGGCCGTGCAGCGTTCGGCTAGGACGGGTCTTCCCGAGGGAGTGTCAGCCTGA
- a CDS encoding ChbG/HpnK family deacetylase → MIERRRVLIPHVDDLGCASGANKAMVQLAASGAVTSGSVMVPAMWFADVASIASAEDLDLGVHLTLTSESAAARWRPVSTTDRATGLFDPTGFMWPTVRELRDSADPVAVAAEMRRQVDLAMSNGIDVTHLDHHMGAALAPEFVEHTVDLAIDFNLPMLFASDIASMLAAVKLGEVDIAVLEAARRRATKHGVAVGDTFLMPLIHRGRSDHELVLKKCLADVGPGVTYLSLHCSAPGDIEAVHPKDAAWRIGEYRVFRDATFQEWLANQGIDIVGMRGFRDRLRGTTPSG, encoded by the coding sequence GTGATCGAACGACGGAGGGTCTTGATCCCTCACGTCGATGACCTCGGGTGCGCCAGTGGTGCCAACAAAGCAATGGTGCAACTCGCCGCCTCTGGGGCGGTTACATCGGGCTCTGTCATGGTGCCTGCAATGTGGTTCGCCGACGTCGCATCGATCGCATCTGCCGAGGACCTTGACCTTGGAGTACACCTGACATTGACTTCGGAGTCGGCAGCGGCACGGTGGCGACCGGTGTCAACGACAGACCGGGCGACCGGGTTGTTCGACCCGACTGGATTTATGTGGCCGACCGTGCGAGAGCTACGAGACTCGGCCGACCCCGTGGCGGTTGCCGCAGAGATGCGCCGACAGGTGGACTTGGCGATGAGCAACGGGATCGACGTGACGCATCTCGACCATCACATGGGCGCAGCGCTCGCACCCGAATTTGTCGAACACACCGTCGACCTGGCTATCGATTTCAACCTCCCGATGCTGTTCGCCAGCGACATTGCAAGCATGCTCGCGGCCGTCAAGCTGGGAGAGGTCGATATTGCGGTACTCGAAGCCGCCCGCAGACGGGCGACCAAGCATGGTGTCGCGGTCGGCGATACCTTTCTCATGCCGCTGATCCACCGGGGCAGATCAGACCACGAATTGGTGCTCAAGAAGTGCCTTGCCGATGTCGGGCCTGGCGTCACGTACTTGTCGCTGCACTGTTCGGCGCCGGGAGACATCGAGGCCGTCCACCCCAAAGACGCTGCCTGGCGCATCGGCGAGTACAGGGTCTTCCGCGACGCGACATTCCAGGAGTGGCTTGCCAACCAGGGCATCGACATTGTCGGCATGCGTGGTTTTCGCGACCGGCTCAGGGGCACCACCCCGTCAGGCTGA
- a CDS encoding SDR family NAD(P)-dependent oxidoreductase: MNRTLTDNVAVVTGASSGIGRATAYTMAEAGATVVLATRRTDRIEEVAATVTVRLRTP, encoded by the coding sequence ATGAACAGGACGCTGACCGACAACGTAGCGGTGGTAACGGGGGCAAGCAGCGGCATAGGAAGAGCCACTGCATATACCATGGCCGAAGCTGGGGCGACCGTGGTGTTGGCGACAAGACGCACCGATCGTATCGAAGAAGTCGCGGCGACGGTGACCGTGCGCTTGCGGACGCCGTAA
- a CDS encoding SDR family oxidoreductase — translation MTTSQPVPALQQRFATKVALVTGSTQGLGAAIARRFASEGASGIVVTGRDQTRGPSVVAELEALGTRAVFVRADLGNHDDVLRLIEQTDEAFGRIDVLVNSAGTPLRGTIIDTDRELWDTIMNVNVRAPFFLTQGAIKIMRREGTPGTIVNIGSVTGYGGPPTLTPYSISKGALIPFTKSVGYAMSRDRIRINTLMIGWMDTPGEDATQKRFHGADDGWLTDAEAKTPFGRLLKVDEVASAVAFLASDDSGMMTGAVVDFDQTVIGAGPAPALRQDEVP, via the coding sequence ATGACAACTAGCCAACCCGTTCCCGCACTGCAACAGAGGTTCGCAACCAAGGTCGCGCTGGTCACCGGGAGCACCCAAGGACTCGGAGCCGCGATAGCCCGCAGATTTGCGTCGGAAGGGGCCAGCGGCATCGTCGTCACCGGACGGGACCAGACCCGGGGACCGTCCGTGGTAGCGGAACTCGAGGCGCTCGGGACTCGCGCCGTGTTTGTGCGCGCTGACCTTGGCAACCACGACGACGTCCTTCGGCTCATCGAACAAACCGATGAAGCATTTGGACGAATCGATGTTCTTGTCAATTCTGCCGGTACCCCGCTGCGCGGAACGATCATCGATACCGACCGTGAGCTGTGGGACACGATCATGAACGTCAATGTCCGGGCGCCGTTTTTCCTGACCCAAGGCGCCATCAAGATCATGCGGCGGGAGGGGACTCCAGGCACCATTGTCAACATCGGCTCGGTCACTGGCTATGGGGGACCGCCGACACTCACGCCGTACTCGATCTCGAAGGGCGCGCTTATCCCGTTCACCAAAAGCGTCGGATACGCAATGTCGAGGGACCGCATCCGCATCAACACACTCATGATCGGCTGGATGGACACACCAGGCGAAGACGCCACACAGAAGCGGTTTCACGGCGCTGACGACGGATGGCTGACCGACGCGGAGGCGAAAACGCCATTTGGCAGATTGCTCAAAGTCGACGAAGTAGCATCGGCGGTTGCGTTCCTTGCCTCGGACGACTCTGGCATGATGACTGGTGCGGTTGTCGATTTCGATCAAACCGTGATCGGCGCAGGTCCCGCCCCTGCTCTGCGCCAAGATGAGGTCCCCTGA
- a CDS encoding Gfo/Idh/MocA family oxidoreductase: MTEEIRIGLVGFGWMGQSHSRSYRSIPTYFPEAGIMPRLVAVADNAPDRVKLALDNFGFESGTADWRELVARPDIDVIDITAPTSFHREIAEAAAAAGKHLFCEKPVGSSPAETAAIELAARKAGVIAGCGYNYRWAPMVQYTKQLIEEGRLGDLTHYRGRFFSMYGRDRLGVLSWRFLQEEAGYGALMDIMSHAVDLALHLAGPIKRVVSMKNTFVTERPLPVPGNSTHYDRGSPDDPTGAVTNEDYVGALIEFENGVRGTLEADRSIFGPQSSMAFELNGSKGAASWDHETLNQLKLYLPDEQPTDGFIQVLAGDGLPHQSNFVPGGGNSIGFEAMKVIEALEFLKSVAAGEQHSPGLQHAVAVASVLDAMVRSWESDGWESVINLTIE; this comes from the coding sequence ATGACCGAAGAGATCCGTATCGGACTCGTTGGTTTTGGATGGATGGGTCAATCTCATTCACGCTCGTATCGTTCGATCCCGACCTACTTCCCCGAAGCCGGGATCATGCCGAGACTCGTCGCAGTGGCCGACAATGCTCCAGACCGTGTGAAGTTGGCACTCGACAACTTCGGCTTCGAATCAGGGACGGCCGACTGGCGAGAGCTCGTCGCCCGACCTGACATCGACGTGATCGACATCACAGCGCCGACATCCTTTCACCGCGAAATTGCAGAGGCAGCCGCAGCCGCCGGAAAACATCTGTTCTGTGAGAAGCCCGTTGGGTCAAGCCCTGCCGAGACCGCGGCCATCGAACTAGCCGCGCGCAAGGCGGGTGTCATCGCGGGCTGCGGCTACAACTATCGATGGGCTCCGATGGTGCAATACACCAAGCAGCTCATCGAAGAAGGCAGGCTCGGCGATTTGACCCACTACCGGGGCCGGTTTTTTTCCATGTACGGCAGAGACCGACTCGGCGTGCTGTCCTGGCGGTTCCTGCAAGAAGAAGCCGGATACGGCGCTCTCATGGACATCATGTCTCATGCGGTCGACCTAGCGCTGCATCTAGCGGGCCCCATCAAGCGGGTCGTGTCTATGAAGAATACTTTTGTAACGGAGCGCCCACTGCCGGTGCCCGGAAACAGCACCCACTACGACCGGGGATCGCCAGACGACCCTACAGGAGCCGTCACCAACGAAGACTACGTCGGGGCGCTGATCGAGTTCGAGAACGGTGTGCGAGGAACGCTCGAAGCTGACCGGTCCATCTTTGGTCCGCAAAGCTCAATGGCGTTCGAACTGAACGGTTCGAAGGGGGCAGCATCGTGGGATCACGAGACGCTGAACCAACTCAAGCTCTACCTCCCAGACGAACAGCCGACCGATGGATTCATTCAGGTGTTGGCAGGCGACGGACTTCCCCACCAGTCAAACTTCGTCCCAGGAGGAGGCAACTCGATCGGTTTTGAGGCTATGAAGGTGATCGAGGCCCTTGAGTTTCTCAAGTCGGTTGCTGCTGGTGAACAGCACTCCCCCGGTCTGCAACACGCAGTCGCCGTGGCCAGCGTGCTCGACGCGATGGTCCGATCTTGGGAGTCCGACGGGTGGGAATCCGTGATCAACCTCACGATCGAATAG